A window of Chromohalobacter canadensis genomic DNA:
TTCTTATCGAAAGGACATCACCATGCATCCGCCACGTATCCTGTTGGGCGTCAATATCGATCATATCGCCACGCTGCGCCAGGCGCGGGGGACACGCTATCCCGATCCCGTGCAGGCCGCCATGCTGGCCGAAGAAGCCGGCGCTGATAGCATTACCCTGCATCTGCGTGAGGATCGCCGTCATATCCAGGAGCGCGACGTGCGCGTGCTGGCCGAAACGCTGGCCACGCGTATGAACCTGGAAATGGCCGTGACCGAGGAGATGATCGCCTTCGCCGAGGCATTGCGTCCCGCCAATGTCTGCCTGGTGCCCGAGCAGCGCGAAGAGCTCACCACCGAAGGCGGGCTCGATGTCGTGGGCGCTTGCGAGCGTGTGGGTGAGGCTTGCCGGCGCCTGGGTGCGGCGGGCTGCGAGGTGTCGTTGTTCATCGACCCCGAGCCCGCTCAGATCCAGGCCGCGTTCGAGTTGGGCGCGCCGACCGTCGAGCTGCATACCGGAGCGTATGCCGAGGCCAGCGGCGACGCACAGCGTATCGAGTACCAGCGCCTGGTGGCGGCGGCCGAGATGGCGTTCGAACTAGGGCTGACGGTCAACGCCGGTCACGGGCTGCATTACCACAACGTCGAGGCCATTGCCGCGATTCCCGGCGTTCACGAGCTGAACATCGGGCATGCCATTATCGCGCGGGCGTTGTTCGTGGGCCTCAAAGAGGCCGTGGCGGAAATGAAGCGTCTCGCGATTGCCGGGCAGGAAGCCGGGGTCATGGCGCAGATCGACGCCCACGAGCACAGCCATGACCACGACCACGAGCATGATGACACCGACGAGTGCTGCGGCGGTTGATTCTGCGTTTCTTAGGCCTCGTCTGAAAAGTCGACGAGCGATGATCAGACAAGGCAAAAATTGGTGAAAAGACGGAGTTTACAGGTCGTAAATGAGTACTTTGAGCCGATTTTTAACACCGTCTGATCGAGCGCAGGCACTTTTCAGACAGTGCCTAGTGCTCGGTCTGCCAGTGCTGGGCCTGCCACTCGCGTAGCCGCGTAATAGCAGTCTGAAGCGAAGTGTAGAGGCCCTCGCAGGCCTCTAGCCCCTGGGCCTTGAAGCGAGTTTCCAGCGTCTCCGCCAACAAGGCCAGTTGTGGCACCCCGCAGTAGCGACAGGCGCCATTGAGGCGGTGGACCTGCTCATGGAAAGCCTCGGCGTCCTGGGCAACCCAGGCGGCGTGAATCGCCTGCTCGGATTCATCCAAATGCTCGAAAAGCAGGGAGAGCATGTCGTGTGCCAGCGCTTCGCGCCCACCGGCCATGCGCATACCAAGCTGCATGTCGACCACCGGTAATTCATCTCCAGCGGTATCGCCCTGGGCTTCTTGCGTCGCTGCCTCGTCGGGTGATGGCGAGGGAAGCGCCGCGGGGCGAGTGTCGGACGCGGCGGGCTCGACGGTCTCGCCCAGATGACGCTCGAGCAGGGTGTCCAGCGCTGGCTCGCGGATCGGCTTGATCAAGCAGTCGCTCATGCCATCGCGCAGTAACTGCTGGCGTTCCTCTTCGAGAGCATGCGCCGTCAGTGCCACGATGGGGCGCCGCTGCCAGTCGCCGCCAAGCGCGCGGAGCGCTTTCATGGCGTCCACACCGTTCATGCCGGGCATCTGGATGTCCATCAAGACCAAGGAAATGGACTCGCCATGCGCCATTGCCAGCGCTTCCTCGCCGCTTCCTGCGAGTAGCGGCGTCAAGCCGCGGTCCTGCAACAGCTCCTTGACCAGCAAGCGGTTGGAGGGCGTGTCATCGACGACCAGCACCTTGCCCGCCAGCGTGGATGAGGGCGCCTCCACCACTGCGCTCGCCCGCTCGCGTTCGCTCGTCAGCAAGGCATTGATGGCGTTCCCCAGCCCGCGCCGCGAAACAGGCTTGGTGGTGATCTCGCCACCGTAGGGAAGCGTCAGGTCGGGGAGCTCGAAGGGGTCGGCATTGACCAGCAGTAGTCCCGGGCATGCGCACTGATCCAACACCTCGCGCCAGGCAGTGAGCTCCCGGGGGCGTAGATCGTCTTGAGTTAGCCCCAGCACCAATAGATCGATCTCGGGTGGTGGGGTCGTGCAGGCATCCCGCGAGGGCAGTGACACGACGCGGGCATCCCAGCGCTCGAGCAGATGCGTAAAGGTGCGTCGGCTGGCGGAGTGGGCTTCGAACAAGCCGACGCGATAGCCGCCCAGGTTCAATTCGGGAAGGCGCTCGCGTTGTTGCGTGGCGATCAGCGTCAGCGAAAACGTGAAGGTCGTGCCTTCTCCGCTTTCGCTTTCGACGTCGATTTCACCGCCCATCTGCTCCACCAAGCGCTTGCTGATCATCAGCCCCAAGCCGGTGCCGCCGTATTTGCGCGAGCGGCTGGCATCGCCTTGGCTGAAGGCTTGGAACAGCCGTTCGCGACTCGCCAGGTCGAGGCCGATGCCGGTATCGCGGACGCTGATACGCAGCTTGGTGCTGGTGGCACTGAGATCATCGAGCATGACGCGGACCACGACCTCGCCGCGTTCGGTGAATTTCACGGCGTTATTGACCAGATTGGTGAGTACCTGCTTGATGCGTAACGGATCGCCCAGCAGCTGGTCGGGCACATCGTCGTAGACCAGACCCAGCAAGTGCAGGCTCTTGCGCTGCGCGTTGGGAGCCTGGAGGCCAAGCACTTCGTCGACCAAGGTCACCATGTCCACCGGCACGGTTTCCAGTTCGAGCTTACCGGCCTCGATCTTGGAGAAATCCAGCACATCGCTGATCAGCGAAAGCAGATTGTCCGAGGCCGTTTGTACCTGCTCGAGCCATTCGCGCTGGCGACTGTCCAGAGCGCTGCGTCCGAGCAGTTGGCAGAACCCGATGATGCCGTTGAGTGGCGTGCGAATTTCATGGCTGATATTGGCGAGAAACTGGGACTTGATGCGATTGGCTTCCAACGCGCGACGGTGGGCCATGTCGAGTTCGATGTTCTTGACCTCAATGGTTTCCATCGACTCGCGCAGGTCGAAGGTCGTCTGATCGATCTGCGCCTGGGTGTCCTCGCGCAGACGCATCATGTGATCGCCCAGGGCGTTGAGCTGGTGCCCCAGCGTTGCCAGTTCACGCGCGCCACGAGGCGCAAGGCGGGCGCTGTAATCGCCGCCGTTGAGGCGTTCGAGCAGGTCGATCTGATGTTGTAGCGGCCTGGTCAAACGGCGGCTCAGCGGGTAGACGACCAAGAACAGCAGCAGGCCCAGCACCAATCCGGCCATGCCGTGGCCGGCTAGTTGGCGATAAAAAGCCAGCGTCAGCGCCGTGGTCCCCAGATCGACATCGAGCCAGTAGGCTGTGGCCTCGTCCGGCGCATCCTGATCCGTATTGACCGTGCCCAAGGGTTGCAGCCAGCGCCAGCGTTGCGCGTTCTCCTGCAAGGTGCCCTGGGCCGGCATCGGCCGGTCGGGGGCGTGCTGCGTTTCGCCGAGGCTGAGCACGGGGTCGCCATCTTCGTCGCGAATGCTGACGGCGTCGATCTCATCGATATCCAGCAGGCGTTGGGCCAGTTGGCGGAGATGTTCGTCACGCGCTTCATCGAGCGCCAGCGTAAAAGCCGGCGCCAGCGTCGTGGTGACATCGGCGATGCGCGTGGCGAGTGCCTGACGCGCCTCCTGGCGTCCGGCATAGATGTCATACGTCCCATAGGCGATCCCCACGCCCAGTGGCAGACCCAGCAATAAAAGCAGCAAGCGCAGCCTTAGTGACATTCCGACCGCTCCCTTCGTGTTCATCATCGGCAGTATGCCACACTCAGTGGGTTCGCCTGTCGCTGACGGGCCGTCCCGGATATAATTGGACGCATTGAATAGTCGACGAATGCGTTTTGATGCGACGCGCATCGCAAAGGATGAACCCATGCAATTTCCCACTCTCGCGGATGTGGTCGGCCACACGCCGCTGGTCCGTTTGACCCGGCTGCAGGCAGGGCGTAACAACACGTTATTGGCCAAGCTCGAGGGCAACAATCCGGCGGGCTCGGTCAAGGACCGCCCGGCGCTCTCGATGCTTGGAGAAGCCGAGGCACGTGGCGAGATCAGCCCCGGCGATACCCTGATCGAAGCAACCTCGGGCAACACCGGCATCGCACTGGCCATGGCGGCGGCGATCAAGGGATACCGCATGACCTTGATCATGCCCGAGAGCGCTTCCAGCGAGCGCAAGCAGGCGATGGCCGCTTATGGCGCGACGTTGATCGAGGTCAGTAAGGATGCGGGCATGGAAGGCGCGCGCGACCTGGCGGACGAGATGATCGCGCGTGGCGAGGGTAAGCCGCTCAACCAGTTCGCCAATACCGACAATCCCTTGTCTCACTATCGCACCACCGGGCCGGAGCTCTGGGAGCAGACCGGCGGGCAAATTACCCATTTCGTCAGCTCGATGGGCACCACCGGCACCATCATGGGTGTCTCGCAGTATCTCAAGGAACGCCGCGACGACATTCAGATTGTCGGCCTGCAACCCGCCGATGGCGCCAGTATCGCCGGCATTCGACGCTGGCCGCATGAGTACTTGCCGCGCATTTTCGATGCCTCGCGGGTCGACGTCACGTTGGATATCGGCCAGCAGGAAGCCGAGGAGCATATGCGTTTGCTCGCCCGCGAAGAAGGCATTCTGGCAGGTGTCTCCTCCGGCGGCGCGCTGGCGGGAGCGTTGCGCATCGCCGAGCAGGTGGAAAACGCGGTGATCGTGTTCATCGTCTGCGATCGTGGCGACCGTTACCTGTCCACCGGCCTTTTCGCCCCGGAGCGCTAAGATGGCGATGCTGGGCAAACGGCGCCCACCGCGCGCCGCCACGGGTCGAGTGCGTCGGGAAAGCGGGGCACATGCGCCACCCCGTGGCGAGGCGGCAGATACGTTGACCATCGAGCGCTTGGCGCATGATGGGCGCGGCGTGGCACGCGACCCGCATGGCAAGACGGTGTTCGTCGATCAGGCGCTCCCCGGCGAGCGTGTGCGCATCGCCGTGCATCGTCAGCGCAAGCGCTTCGACGAGGCGCATGTCGTCGAGTGTCTCGAACCTTCCCCACAGCGGGTGACACCGCCTTGCATGTATTACGGGCGTTGCGGCGGTTGTGACTTGCAGCACTTGGCACTCGAGGAGCAGCGCACTCATAAGCAGCGTACGCTCGAAGAATTGTTCACGCGTCAGGGGCTCGACCTCCCCGCGATGCAACGCTTGGTCGGCGAGGGGCTGGGCTATCGGCGTCGTGCGCGCCTGGGCGTCAAATGCGATGCCGAGGGAACGCCGCATCTCGGGTTTCGCGCCCGGGGCAGTGAACACTTGGTCGACATCGATCACTGCATGGTGCTCGAGCCCATACTGGCGGACTTGATCGCCCCGCTGCGCGAATGCCTGACCACGCTGGAGGCGCCGCGACGCGTCGGTCACATCGAACTGCTCGCCACGGCCGAAGGCGCCTGTGTGGTGATACGTCAGTTGCGCGATGTCCCCGGGGACGAAACCCGCTGGCAACGTTTCGCCGCCGAACGCGACATCACGCTGATCTGGCAGGTGGGGCGCGATTCGCCCACGCAACGCTGGCTGCACGCGCCGTTTGGCGAGACGCTGCATGTCACGCTGGCGCTGGACGACACCACCTTGCAACTAGGATGCGCGCCGGGCGATTTCCTACAAATCAACGCCGAGGTTAATGCCCAACTAGTGCGCACGGCGCTACGCTGGCTTGCACCTCAAGGGCACGAACGGGTGCTCGACCTGTTCGCTGGCGTAGGTAATTTCACCTTGGCGTTATCGCCGCATGTGGCCGCGATCAGCGGCATTGAAGGCAGCCCGGCGATGGTTGAGCGCCTTGCCGACAACGCGCGCCGTGCCGGCTTGCACCATGTCGAGGCACATCAGGCCGATCTGGCCACGCGCATGCCCGATGTCGAAAATGTCGATTGGGTCGTGCTCGACCCACCGCGTGGCGGTGCCGAAGCGCTGTGCCGGGGGCTCGCCGAGCATCCGGTGGAAAAGGTGCTGTATGTTTCGTGCGATCCTGCTGCGCTGGCGCGGGATACGGCACATCTTGTGCAAGGTGGCTACCGCATCGAACGTGCCGCGGTGGTCGATATGTTTCCGCATACCGCGCACTTGGAGTCCATGCTGTTACTGACCCGCGAGGTATCGCGCGGTCGGTCCATGTCCGCAGAAAGGGAAGATCATGGTCAAGGTCCGTGAAGACCAACCGTTGACGCCGGCCGGCGAGGTCGATATCGCATTGTGGTTGAAGCGCCTCCAGGATGATGTCGTGCTGCGCGATATCGAGGAGATGCGCCAGGCCTGCGAACTTGCCCGGCATCTGGCCTATAACGCCGAGAAACCTCACCACAACTGGGCCGAACCGGCCTCTAGCTTCCGCACCGGTCTGGAAATGGCCGATATTCTCGGCGAACTCAAGCTCGATCAGTCGATTCTCGAGGCGGCGGTACTGTACCGCGTGGTACGCGAGGGGTTGATCACGCTGGAGGCCATCGAAAAGCGCTTCGGCGCGGAAGTGGCTTCGCTGATCGACGGCGTGTTGCACATGGCTGCGATCAGCCAACTGCAGGCGCCACGCCAGGGGTTATCGCAGCACAACCAGCAGGAAAATCTGCGCAAGATGCTGGTGGCGATGGTCGACGACGTACGCGTGGCCTTGATCAAGATTGCCGAACGTACCTGTGCGCTGCGCATGGTGCGCGACGCGCCGCGCGACAAGCGTCTGCGGGTGGCGCGCGAGGTCTTCGATATCTACGCGCCGCTGGCACACCGCCTGGGTATCGGGCAGCTCAAGTGGGAGCTCGAGGACCTGTCGTTCCGCTATCTGCAAGAGAGCGACTATAAGGCCATCGCCAAGCAGCTGGCCGAGAAACGCCTCGACCGCGACCGCTACATCCATGACGTGGTGGAAACCATCAAGGGGCTGCTCGATCAGCAAGGCATCAAGCAATACGATGTCGACGGCCGTGCCAAGCATATCTACTCGATCTGGCGCAAAATGCAGCGCAAGCACATCGACTTCTCGCAGGTCTACGACGTGCGCGCGGTGCGCATTCTGGTGCCGGAAGTCGCCGACTGCTACACCGCGCTGGGCATCGTGCATTCGAGCTGGCATCACGTGCCGCATGAATTCGACGATTACATCGCCAACCCCAAGCGCAATGGCTACCAATCGCTGCACACGGCGGTGATCGGCCCCGAGAACAAGGTGCTGGAGATCCAGATCCGTACCTTCTCCATGCATGAGGAGGCCGAGCTCGGTGTCTGTGCCCACTGGCGTTACAAGGGGCACGATGTCGACTCGAAAAGCCGTAGCTACGAGGAGAAGATCGCCTGGCTGCGCCAGGTGCTCGAATGGCAGGAGGAAGTCGGCGAGCTGGGCGACCTGCGCGAGGGCCTTTCCAGCGACGTGGCGCCGGATCGTATCTACGTCTTCACCCCGGATGGCCATGTCATCGACATGCCCAAGATCGCCACGCCCATCGACTTCGCCTACCGCGTGCATACCGAGGTTGGTCATCTGTGTCGGGGCGCCAAGGTCGATGGCCGCATCGTACCGTTGACGTATCAGCTCGAGACCGGGCAGCAGGTCGAGATTCTCACCGCCACCAAGGGCGGGCCGAGCCGCGACTGGCTCAATCCCAACCTGGGTTTCGTCAAGACCTCGCGGGCGCGGGCCAAGATCCAGGCATGGTTCAAGTACCAGGCGCGCAGTCAGAACATCGAGGAAGGTCGCACCCTGTTCGAGAAGGCGTTTCGGCGCTTGGACATCGAGGGCGTAGATTTCGACGCCTTGGCGCAAGCCGTCAATTACCAGACGGTCGACGACATGTATGCCGCTATCGGCGGCGGTGACCTGCGCATCGGACAGGTGTTGCACCAAGCGCAGCAACTTTTCGGCGATACCGACGATCAGGAGCAGCTCGACCGCCTGTTGGCCAAGCCCGGTCGCTCGTCCAAAGCGGCGGTGGACGACATCACCGTGCTGGGCGTCGGTAATCTCAAGACCTCGATGGCCAATTGCTGCCACCCGGTACCCGGCGATCAGATCGTCGGCTATATCACCCAAGGGCGTGGTGTGACCATCCATCGCCAGGATTGCCCCAATATCCTGCAACTACGTGCCGAGGAGCCGCGCCGCATCGTCGATGTCGAGTGGGGCAATGCCAGCGCTCAGTACCCGGTGGATATCGAGATCGAAGCCTGGGACCGTTCGGGATTGCTGCGTGATGTCACGCATATTCTCACCAGTGATCGCATCAATGTGCTGTCGGTCAATACGCTGACCGATAAGCACGATAACCTGGCGCGTATGAAGATCACCCTGGAAGTCGATGGCCTCGAGGCCTTGGAGCGCATCTTTTCGCGAATTCAGCAGCTCCCCAACGTCATCGACGTCAAGCGGCTGCGCAGTGGAGGAGGCAAGACGGCATGAGAGAGGCATCCGCGCGTTACGGGCTCGACGATCTTTTGAGGTTGATGGCGGTGTTGCGAGACACCGATCAAGGTTGCCCCTGGGACGTCAAGCAGGACTGGGACAGCATCGTCCCGCACACCCTGGAAGAAGCCTACGAGGTGGCCGATGCCATCGAGCGCCGCGCCTTCGACGAGCTGCCCGGCGAGTTGGGCGATTTACTGTTTCAGGTCGTCTACTACAGCCAGTTTGCGCGAGAAGAAGGGCGCTTCGATTTTCACGATGTCGTCGACGTGCTGACCGCCAAGATGGTGGCGCGCCATCCGCATGTTTTCCCCGAAGGAACGCTTGAATCGCGGCGTCCGGTCGGTGTGTCGGCCGACGAGGTCGAGACGGCGGGCGTCAAGGCTCGCTGGGAGGCCCTCAAGGCGCAGGAGCGCGAGACGCGCCAGGCGGTATCGGTACTCGATGATGTGCCGCGCACGCTGCCCGCTCTGTCGCGTGGCGCCAAGCTCTCCAAACGCGCCGCGCGGGTCGGCTTCGAGTGGCCCGATGCCCAAGGCGTGTATGACAAGATCCGCGAGGAGCTGGCGGAAGTCGAGGAAGCCGCGGATCATCAAGATGCCGATCATGTACGCGAGGAAATCGGCGACTTGCTGTTCGCCGTCACCAATCTGGCAAGGCGCTTCGATGTCGATCCCGAGCGCGCGCTACGCGAAGCCAACGGCAAGTTCGAGCGCCGCTTTCGTCATGTAGAAAGTGCGCTGGCGGAGCGGGGCTATTCTCTCGAGGCCTCCTCCCTCGACGAAATGGAGCGTCACTGGCAAGCCGCCAAGCGCGGCGAAACCTCGGTGTCCTGAGAGGGAACATCCGTTGTGGGTGTCGGCGTGCCCGGGTAATGTAGTCAAGACAACAACTTGCCATGTCGGTCACTGCGGTGACCGGCACATCCACCACGGAGGGCATCATGAGTCACGACTTGCATGAATCGCTGCGCGACAACGTCCGCATCCTCGGCGATAGCCTAGGGCGCACCATTGCCGATGACCTGGGCGATGGCTTCGTCGATAAGATCGAGACCATTCGCAGCCTGGCCAAGCAAGGGCGCCAGGAAGACAGCGAAGGCCGCCGTGAATTGATCGAATACCTGCGCGCGCTGCCCGAGCAGGATTTGCTGCCGGTGACGCGTGCCTTCAACCAGTTTCTCAACTTCTCCAATATCGCCGAGCAGCATTACCGCGCGCGCTTTCGTCGTGTCGAGGACTACAAGCCCGGCACTCAGCCCGATCTCGGCGAGTTGTTCGAGCGTATTCGCAGCGCCGGCCATGCGCCGCGCAAGTTGGTCGAGACGTTGGCCGCCATGCGCGTGGAGCTGGTGCTCACCGCGCATCCCACCGAGGTCATCCGGCGCACGCTGATCCGCAAGTACGACGCTATAGACGAGTGCCTGACCACCATGGAAGGCGCCACTGAGCGCGAGGAGATTGCTGGCCGCGCGCGGGGCCGGCTCGAGGAACTGATCAGCCAGGCCTGGCACACCGACGAGATTCGCCACGAGCGCCCGACCCCGGTGGACGAAGCCAAATGGGGCTTCGCGGTGATCGAGAATTCGTTGTGGCAAGCGGTGCCCGATTTCCACCGTGAGCTCGACGATCTCTTGTTGGCCTCCGCCGGTGAACGCTTACCGCTGGATGCCGCGCCGCTGCGTTTCGCGTCGTGGATGGGCGGCGACCGCGACGGCAACCCCAACGTCACCGGGCGGGTCACCGAGGAGGTCCTGCTGCTGGGTCGCTGGATGGCCGCCGATCTCTACGCGCGTGACCTGTTGCGCCTCAAGTCCGAGCTCTCGATGTGGAAGGCCAACAGCGCGTTGCGCGCCGAGGTCGGCAGTGACCCGGAGCCGTATCGGGCCTTGCTCAAGCGCTTGCTGGCGCG
This region includes:
- the cysM gene encoding cysteine synthase CysM — protein: MQFPTLADVVGHTPLVRLTRLQAGRNNTLLAKLEGNNPAGSVKDRPALSMLGEAEARGEISPGDTLIEATSGNTGIALAMAAAIKGYRMTLIMPESASSERKQAMAAYGATLIEVSKDAGMEGARDLADEMIARGEGKPLNQFANTDNPLSHYRTTGPELWEQTGGQITHFVSSMGTTGTIMGVSQYLKERRDDIQIVGLQPADGASIAGIRRWPHEYLPRIFDASRVDVTLDIGQQEAEEHMRLLAREEGILAGVSSGGALAGALRIAEQVENAVIVFIVCDRGDRYLSTGLFAPER
- the pdxJ gene encoding pyridoxine 5'-phosphate synthase, whose product is MHPPRILLGVNIDHIATLRQARGTRYPDPVQAAMLAEEAGADSITLHLREDRRHIQERDVRVLAETLATRMNLEMAVTEEMIAFAEALRPANVCLVPEQREELTTEGGLDVVGACERVGEACRRLGAAGCEVSLFIDPEPAQIQAAFELGAPTVELHTGAYAEASGDAQRIEYQRLVAAAEMAFELGLTVNAGHGLHYHNVEAIAAIPGVHELNIGHAIIARALFVGLKEAVAEMKRLAIAGQEAGVMAQIDAHEHSHDHDHEHDDTDECCGG
- the mazG gene encoding nucleoside triphosphate pyrophosphohydrolase — translated: MREASARYGLDDLLRLMAVLRDTDQGCPWDVKQDWDSIVPHTLEEAYEVADAIERRAFDELPGELGDLLFQVVYYSQFAREEGRFDFHDVVDVLTAKMVARHPHVFPEGTLESRRPVGVSADEVETAGVKARWEALKAQERETRQAVSVLDDVPRTLPALSRGAKLSKRAARVGFEWPDAQGVYDKIREELAEVEEAADHQDADHVREEIGDLLFAVTNLARRFDVDPERALREANGKFERRFRHVESALAERGYSLEASSLDEMERHWQAAKRGETSVS
- the relA gene encoding GTP diphosphokinase — its product is MVKVREDQPLTPAGEVDIALWLKRLQDDVVLRDIEEMRQACELARHLAYNAEKPHHNWAEPASSFRTGLEMADILGELKLDQSILEAAVLYRVVREGLITLEAIEKRFGAEVASLIDGVLHMAAISQLQAPRQGLSQHNQQENLRKMLVAMVDDVRVALIKIAERTCALRMVRDAPRDKRLRVAREVFDIYAPLAHRLGIGQLKWELEDLSFRYLQESDYKAIAKQLAEKRLDRDRYIHDVVETIKGLLDQQGIKQYDVDGRAKHIYSIWRKMQRKHIDFSQVYDVRAVRILVPEVADCYTALGIVHSSWHHVPHEFDDYIANPKRNGYQSLHTAVIGPENKVLEIQIRTFSMHEEAELGVCAHWRYKGHDVDSKSRSYEEKIAWLRQVLEWQEEVGELGDLREGLSSDVAPDRIYVFTPDGHVIDMPKIATPIDFAYRVHTEVGHLCRGAKVDGRIVPLTYQLETGQQVEILTATKGGPSRDWLNPNLGFVKTSRARAKIQAWFKYQARSQNIEEGRTLFEKAFRRLDIEGVDFDALAQAVNYQTVDDMYAAIGGGDLRIGQVLHQAQQLFGDTDDQEQLDRLLAKPGRSSKAAVDDITVLGVGNLKTSMANCCHPVPGDQIVGYITQGRGVTIHRQDCPNILQLRAEEPRRIVDVEWGNASAQYPVDIEIEAWDRSGLLRDVTHILTSDRINVLSVNTLTDKHDNLARMKITLEVDGLEALERIFSRIQQLPNVIDVKRLRSGGGKTA
- the rlmD gene encoding 23S rRNA (uracil(1939)-C(5))-methyltransferase RlmD; the protein is MAMLGKRRPPRAATGRVRRESGAHAPPRGEAADTLTIERLAHDGRGVARDPHGKTVFVDQALPGERVRIAVHRQRKRFDEAHVVECLEPSPQRVTPPCMYYGRCGGCDLQHLALEEQRTHKQRTLEELFTRQGLDLPAMQRLVGEGLGYRRRARLGVKCDAEGTPHLGFRARGSEHLVDIDHCMVLEPILADLIAPLRECLTTLEAPRRVGHIELLATAEGACVVIRQLRDVPGDETRWQRFAAERDITLIWQVGRDSPTQRWLHAPFGETLHVTLALDDTTLQLGCAPGDFLQINAEVNAQLVRTALRWLAPQGHERVLDLFAGVGNFTLALSPHVAAISGIEGSPAMVERLADNARRAGLHHVEAHQADLATRMPDVENVDWVVLDPPRGGAEALCRGLAEHPVEKVLYVSCDPAALARDTAHLVQGGYRIERAAVVDMFPHTAHLESMLLLTREVSRGRSMSAEREDHGQGP
- a CDS encoding ATP-binding protein — translated: MSLRLRLLLLLLGLPLGVGIAYGTYDIYAGRQEARQALATRIADVTTTLAPAFTLALDEARDEHLRQLAQRLLDIDEIDAVSIRDEDGDPVLSLGETQHAPDRPMPAQGTLQENAQRWRWLQPLGTVNTDQDAPDEATAYWLDVDLGTTALTLAFYRQLAGHGMAGLVLGLLLFLVVYPLSRRLTRPLQHQIDLLERLNGGDYSARLAPRGARELATLGHQLNALGDHMMRLREDTQAQIDQTTFDLRESMETIEVKNIELDMAHRRALEANRIKSQFLANISHEIRTPLNGIIGFCQLLGRSALDSRQREWLEQVQTASDNLLSLISDVLDFSKIEAGKLELETVPVDMVTLVDEVLGLQAPNAQRKSLHLLGLVYDDVPDQLLGDPLRIKQVLTNLVNNAVKFTERGEVVVRVMLDDLSATSTKLRISVRDTGIGLDLASRERLFQAFSQGDASRSRKYGGTGLGLMISKRLVEQMGGEIDVESESGEGTTFTFSLTLIATQQRERLPELNLGGYRVGLFEAHSASRRTFTHLLERWDARVVSLPSRDACTTPPPEIDLLVLGLTQDDLRPRELTAWREVLDQCACPGLLLVNADPFELPDLTLPYGGEITTKPVSRRGLGNAINALLTSERERASAVVEAPSSTLAGKVLVVDDTPSNRLLVKELLQDRGLTPLLAGSGEEALAMAHGESISLVLMDIQMPGMNGVDAMKALRALGGDWQRRPIVALTAHALEEERQQLLRDGMSDCLIKPIREPALDTLLERHLGETVEPAASDTRPAALPSPSPDEAATQEAQGDTAGDELPVVDMQLGMRMAGGREALAHDMLSLLFEHLDESEQAIHAAWVAQDAEAFHEQVHRLNGACRYCGVPQLALLAETLETRFKAQGLEACEGLYTSLQTAITRLREWQAQHWQTEH